The Streptomyces aurantiacus genome includes a region encoding these proteins:
- a CDS encoding AMP-dependent synthetase/ligase: protein MGMRKDLKQAKKRTDLADRAQAEVTRDDRGVVREARMPALAPRPTTGSTADLPFTNAAEAPDAVVVRRRERGAWRPVTAAAFAHEVTAVAKGLIAAGLEPGGRVAVMSRTRYEWTLFDFAIWAAGGLSVPVYPTSSPDQIEWIVRDSAARFVVVETAENAAAVTTGTAGHSERPHIWQFDDGAVPELTALGRDIADEEVTERRGALTPDTVATICYTSGTTGKPKGCVLTHANLHAEAANTVELLHPIFKEVTGQLASTLLFLPLAHILGRTLQISCLMARIELGHFPSIKPDELRPALREFRPTFLVGVPYLFEKIHGTGRATAERMGRGASFDRAHRVGVRFAERHLDRFLDRGKGPGPGLLAAWALYDLLVYRRIRKEIGGRTRYAISGGSPLDRDLSLFFYAAGIIVYEGYGLTETTAAATIVPPLRPRPGTVGLPVPGTAVRIADDGEVLIKGGIVFGAYWNDPAATDAVLTDEWFATGDLGSLDEDGYLTITGRKKDILVTSGGKNVSPSVLEDRLRSRPPVGQCVVVGDNRPYIAALITLDREDLTHWLYVRGMPADTPLSDLVHDPRMRADVQKVVDYANQAVSRAESIREFALVEGEFTEDNGMLTPSLKVKRHAVTAAYERDIRALYADSARTREQRATHEG, encoded by the coding sequence ATGGGCATGCGCAAGGACCTCAAACAGGCGAAGAAACGCACCGACCTGGCCGACCGCGCCCAGGCCGAGGTCACCAGGGACGACCGAGGTGTGGTCCGCGAGGCACGCATGCCCGCCCTCGCACCGAGGCCCACCACGGGCAGCACCGCCGACCTGCCCTTCACCAACGCGGCCGAGGCCCCCGACGCCGTGGTCGTCCGCCGCCGTGAGCGCGGCGCCTGGCGGCCGGTGACCGCCGCCGCCTTCGCCCACGAAGTCACCGCTGTCGCCAAGGGACTGATCGCGGCGGGCCTCGAACCGGGCGGCCGCGTCGCGGTCATGTCCCGCACCCGCTACGAGTGGACGCTGTTCGACTTCGCGATCTGGGCCGCGGGCGGCCTGTCCGTCCCCGTCTATCCCACGTCCTCGCCCGACCAGATCGAGTGGATCGTCCGCGACTCCGCCGCCCGCTTCGTCGTGGTGGAGACCGCGGAGAACGCGGCGGCGGTCACGACGGGCACGGCCGGTCACTCCGAACGCCCGCACATCTGGCAGTTCGACGACGGGGCCGTCCCCGAACTGACCGCCCTGGGGCGCGACATCGCCGACGAGGAGGTCACCGAGCGCCGCGGCGCCCTGACCCCCGACACCGTCGCGACGATCTGCTACACCTCCGGCACCACCGGCAAGCCCAAGGGCTGCGTCCTCACCCACGCCAACCTGCACGCAGAGGCCGCGAACACCGTCGAACTCCTCCACCCCATCTTCAAGGAGGTCACCGGCCAGCTCGCCTCGACCCTCCTCTTCCTGCCCCTCGCCCACATTCTGGGCCGTACCCTCCAGATCTCCTGTCTGATGGCCCGTATCGAACTGGGCCACTTCCCGAGCATCAAGCCCGACGAACTCCGCCCGGCGCTCAGGGAGTTCCGGCCCACCTTCCTGGTCGGCGTGCCCTACCTCTTCGAGAAGATCCACGGCACGGGCCGCGCCACCGCCGAGCGGATGGGCCGCGGCGCCTCCTTCGACCGCGCCCACCGCGTCGGCGTCCGTTTCGCGGAGCGACACCTCGACAGGTTCCTGGACCGCGGCAAGGGCCCCGGCCCCGGTCTCCTCGCCGCCTGGGCCCTGTACGACCTGCTGGTCTACCGCCGCATACGCAAGGAGATCGGCGGCCGCACCCGCTACGCCATCAGCGGCGGCTCCCCGCTCGACCGCGACCTCAGCCTCTTCTTCTACGCCGCCGGAATCATCGTCTACGAGGGCTACGGCCTCACCGAGACCACCGCGGCCGCGACGATCGTCCCGCCCCTGCGGCCCCGCCCCGGCACGGTCGGCCTCCCCGTACCCGGTACCGCCGTCCGTATCGCCGACGACGGTGAGGTGCTCATCAAGGGCGGCATCGTCTTCGGCGCGTACTGGAACGACCCGGCCGCCACGGACGCCGTCCTGACCGACGAGTGGTTCGCGACCGGCGACCTGGGCTCCCTCGACGAGGACGGCTACCTCACCATCACCGGCCGGAAGAAGGACATCCTCGTCACCTCGGGCGGCAAGAACGTTTCCCCGTCCGTCCTGGAGGACCGCCTGCGCAGCAGGCCCCCGGTCGGCCAGTGCGTCGTCGTCGGCGACAACCGCCCCTACATCGCCGCCCTGATCACCCTGGACCGGGAGGACCTCACCCACTGGCTGTACGTCCGCGGGATGCCGGCCGACACCCCGCTGTCCGACCTCGTCCACGACCCGCGGATGCGCGCCGACGTCCAGAAGGTCGTGGACTACGCGAACCAGGCCGTCTCCCGGGCCGAGTCGATCCGCGAGTTCGCCCTGGTGGAAGGTGAGTTCACCGAGGACAACGGCATGCTCACCCCGTCCCTGAAGGTCAAGCGCCACGCGGTGACGGCGGCGTACGAGCGGGACATCCGGGCGCTGTACGCGGATTCGGCGCGGACACGGGAACAGCGGGCCACCCACGAGGGGTGA
- a CDS encoding rodlin: protein MKKLMATAAIAASVAGLSAAAAPQALAIGNDDGVTTANGNGSVQKYGNQATHGKMSPQLSLVQGSLNKPCVGLPVKANLASLVGVVPVTVLQDVPILSAPQNQQCTENSTQAKGDEPLSHILSNIPVLSGNGASNS, encoded by the coding sequence ATGAAGAAGCTGATGGCGACCGCGGCCATTGCCGCCTCTGTCGCCGGTCTGTCGGCCGCCGCCGCGCCCCAGGCGCTGGCCATCGGCAACGACGACGGCGTCACCACCGCCAACGGCAACGGCTCCGTTCAGAAGTACGGCAACCAGGCCACGCACGGCAAGATGAGCCCCCAGCTCTCGCTCGTGCAGGGCTCGCTGAACAAGCCGTGTGTCGGCCTGCCGGTCAAGGCCAACCTGGCCTCGCTCGTCGGCGTCGTGCCGGTCACCGTCCTGCAGGACGTGCCGATCCTGTCGGCCCCGCAGAACCAGCAGTGCACCGAGAACTCCACGCAGGCCAAGGGCGACGAGCCCCTGTCGCACATCCTCAGCAACATCCCGGTGCTCTCGGGCAACGGCGCCAGCAACAGCTGA
- a CDS encoding rodlin gives MIKKVMAAAAVAASVAGVSAAAAPQALAIGNDGGVTTANGNHAAQIYGNQATYGNMSPQMALIQGSLNKPCIGLPAKANLASLVGVVPVTVAQDVPILSAPQNQQCTENSTQAKGDEPLSHILSNIPVLSGNGASGS, from the coding sequence GTGATCAAGAAGGTTATGGCTGCCGCGGCGGTCGCCGCTTCCGTCGCCGGTGTTTCGGCTGCCGCCGCGCCCCAGGCGCTGGCGATCGGCAACGACGGTGGCGTCACCACCGCCAATGGCAACCACGCCGCGCAGATCTACGGCAACCAGGCGACGTACGGCAACATGAGCCCGCAGATGGCGCTCATCCAGGGCTCGCTGAACAAGCCCTGCATCGGCCTGCCGGCCAAGGCCAACCTGGCCTCCCTCGTCGGCGTGGTGCCCGTCACGGTCGCCCAGGACGTGCCGATCCTGTCGGCCCCGCAGAACCAGCAGTGCACCGAGAACTCCACGCAGGCCAAGGGCGACGAGCCCCTGTCGCACATCCTCAGCAACATCCCGGTGCTCTCGGGCAACGGTGCCAGCGGCAGCTGA
- a CDS encoding rodlin, with the protein MLKKAMATAAVAASVVGVSAAAAPQALAIGNDEGVTTANGNHAEQVYGNAKTHGDMSPQGQLVQGSLNKLCLGLPVKVNAASLVGILVPVTVLQDVPILSAPQNQQCTENSTQAKGDEPLSHILDNIPVLSGNGASGS; encoded by the coding sequence ATGCTCAAGAAGGCAATGGCCACGGCGGCGGTCGCCGCTTCTGTCGTCGGTGTCTCGGCGGCGGCAGCCCCCCAGGCGCTTGCCATCGGCAACGACGAGGGCGTCACCACTGCCAACGGCAACCACGCCGAGCAGGTGTACGGCAATGCCAAGACCCACGGCGACATGAGCCCCCAGGGCCAGCTCGTGCAGGGCTCGCTCAACAAGCTCTGTCTCGGCCTGCCTGTCAAGGTCAACGCCGCTTCTCTCGTGGGCATCCTGGTGCCGGTCACCGTTCTGCAGGACGTGCCGATCCTGTCGGCCCCGCAGAACCAGCAGTGCACCGAGAACTCCACGCAGGCCAAGGGCGACGAGCCCCTCTCGCACATCCTGGACAACATCCCGGTGCTCTCGGGCAACGGTGCCAGCGGCAGCTGA
- a CDS encoding chaplin, with translation MTAEKGKYVKHKKSAVVIVGAIMAMGMAAPAFADAEADGAAVGSPGVLSGNVVQVPVHIPVNVCGNSINVIGLLNPAFGNKCVND, from the coding sequence ATGACCGCAGAGAAAGGGAAGTACGTGAAGCACAAGAAGAGTGCCGTCGTCATCGTCGGCGCGATCATGGCCATGGGCATGGCCGCCCCGGCCTTCGCCGACGCCGAGGCCGATGGTGCGGCCGTGGGCTCGCCCGGTGTCCTCTCCGGCAACGTGGTCCAGGTTCCCGTCCACATTCCCGTCAACGTGTGCGGCAACTCGATCAACGTGATCGGCCTGCTGAACCCGGCGTTCGGCAACAAGTGCGTCAACGACTGA
- a CDS encoding chaplin: MRQTLSKGMVAAAAATSILSLYGSQAFADTNANGVAADSPGVLSGNNVQAPVSVPVNACGNSANVAAGLNPSFGNSCATPSGKHRKPDAPRHGAPAAHGSDHEYGSGHGGGSDHGYGSGHGGGSGHGYGSDHGYGSDHGGGSGHHGSGHQGSGHHGGPGHGGPGRHSGGSSTHGATHGSPGVGSGNNAGAPVDVPVNACGNTVDVVALLNPSFGNKCGHHGDNGNGYGGGDDSGPKGYGDDDTPPTKPPTTPPTKPPTTTPPTVPPATVPPTTVPPTTGPPVTGPPVTTPPSTTPPGPGTRPELPSTGSDGLLAASAAGAGLLLGGAVLYRRGRAASRRW; encoded by the coding sequence TTGCGACAGACCCTGAGCAAGGGAATGGTCGCGGCCGCTGCCGCGACGAGCATCTTGTCCCTGTACGGCTCCCAGGCGTTCGCCGACACGAACGCGAACGGGGTCGCAGCGGACTCGCCCGGCGTGCTGTCCGGCAACAACGTGCAGGCACCGGTGAGCGTCCCGGTGAACGCGTGCGGCAACTCCGCGAACGTGGCAGCCGGCCTCAACCCGTCGTTCGGCAACTCCTGCGCCACCCCCTCGGGCAAGCACAGGAAGCCTGACGCGCCCCGCCACGGAGCCCCGGCCGCACACGGCTCGGACCACGAGTACGGATCGGGCCACGGTGGTGGTTCGGACCACGGGTACGGATCGGGCCACGGTGGTGGTTCGGGTCACGGGTACGGCTCGGACCATGGATACGGCTCGGACCACGGTGGCGGCTCGGGTCACCACGGATCCGGTCACCAGGGGTCCGGTCACCACGGCGGCCCCGGGCACGGCGGGCCGGGGCGCCACAGTGGCGGCTCCTCCACGCACGGCGCCACCCACGGGTCGCCCGGCGTCGGCTCGGGCAACAACGCCGGGGCGCCGGTGGACGTGCCGGTGAACGCGTGCGGGAACACCGTCGACGTGGTCGCCCTGCTGAACCCGTCGTTCGGCAACAAGTGCGGGCACCACGGCGACAACGGCAACGGCTACGGCGGTGGCGACGACAGCGGGCCGAAGGGCTACGGCGACGACGACACCCCGCCGACCAAGCCCCCGACCACGCCGCCCACGAAGCCGCCGACCACCACACCGCCGACGGTGCCCCCCGCCACGGTGCCCCCGACGACGGTCCCGCCCACCACGGGTCCGCCCGTCACGGGTCCGCCCGTGACGACGCCTCCGTCTACGACTCCTCCGGGGCCGGGGACCAGGCCGGAACTGCCGAGCACCGGCAGCGACGGGCTGCTCGCGGCTTCGGCCGCCGGTGCGGGCCTGCTGCTCGGCGGAGCGGTCCTGTACCGACGAGGCCGGGCCGCGTCCCGTCGGTGGTGA
- a CDS encoding FAD-dependent oxidoreductase yields MYDLLVVGAGPYGLSIASHAAAAGLSLRVFGRPMASWRDHMPRGMFLKSEPWASDLSDPEGRLRLAAYCAEQGTQARHGEPIPVEVFASYGLWFAQHAVPELDERTITLVRPCLGGFEAVTEDGATVRARTVALAVGVLPFTEVPAAFRELGPEYVSHSSDHGDLDRFLGKDVTVIGGGQAALETAALLAEQGTRVRVVARAPGLAWNDVPPPWERPWWQSARAPHTGLGCGWRNWLYAERPGAFRRLPEPTRARIAATALGPAGAWWIRDRVEQSVDLLLGHEVAAAYASRGGVRLEMLGRTGELTSLDTEHVIAATGFRATRERLGLLTEDVREGLAASPDGSPYVGREFESSWPGLFMAGLVTAAGFGPAMRFVHGASFTARTLVRGVRRRLRTGPARLPVPGARERRGVLGAAGR; encoded by the coding sequence ATGTACGACCTGCTGGTGGTGGGGGCCGGCCCCTACGGCCTGTCCATCGCCTCCCACGCCGCCGCGGCCGGCCTGAGCCTGCGCGTGTTCGGCCGGCCCATGGCGTCCTGGCGGGACCACATGCCCCGCGGCATGTTCCTCAAGTCCGAGCCGTGGGCGTCCGACCTCTCGGACCCGGAGGGCCGTCTGCGCCTGGCCGCCTACTGCGCGGAACAGGGCACGCAGGCGCGGCACGGTGAGCCCATTCCGGTCGAGGTGTTCGCCTCGTACGGACTGTGGTTCGCGCAACACGCGGTCCCGGAGCTGGACGAGCGCACGATCACGCTCGTCCGTCCCTGCCTGGGCGGCTTCGAGGCGGTCACCGAGGACGGCGCGACCGTCCGCGCGAGGACGGTCGCACTGGCGGTCGGCGTCCTGCCCTTCACCGAAGTACCCGCCGCCTTCCGGGAGCTGGGACCCGAGTACGTCTCGCACAGCAGCGACCACGGTGATCTGGACCGCTTCCTCGGCAAGGACGTCACCGTCATCGGCGGCGGCCAGGCCGCCCTGGAGACGGCGGCCCTGCTCGCCGAACAGGGCACCCGCGTCCGGGTCGTGGCCCGGGCCCCCGGGCTCGCCTGGAACGACGTGCCGCCCCCCTGGGAGCGCCCCTGGTGGCAGTCGGCCCGCGCCCCGCACACCGGGCTGGGCTGCGGCTGGCGCAACTGGCTCTACGCGGAACGCCCCGGGGCCTTCCGCCGTCTCCCGGAACCAACCCGCGCCCGGATCGCCGCCACCGCCCTGGGCCCCGCGGGCGCCTGGTGGATCCGCGACCGGGTCGAGCAATCCGTCGACCTGCTGCTGGGCCACGAGGTCGCGGCGGCGTACGCGTCCCGGGGCGGCGTACGCCTCGAAATGCTGGGCAGGACGGGTGAGTTGACATCTCTCGACACCGAACACGTCATCGCCGCCACGGGGTTCAGGGCGACCCGGGAACGCCTGGGACTGCTGACGGAGGACGTACGCGAGGGTCTGGCCGCGTCACCCGACGGATCCCCTTATGTGGGGCGGGAGTTCGAGTCGTCCTGGCCGGGCCTCTTCATGGCGGGTCTGGTCACGGCAGCCGGCTTCGGCCCGGCCATGCGTTTCGTGCACGGCGCCTCGTTCACGGCCCGGACCCTCGTACGAGGAGTGCGGCGCCGGCTCCGTACGGGGCCTGCCCGGCTGCCCGTGCCCGGCGCGCGGGAGCGGCGCGGGGTGCTGGGGGCGGCGGGTCGCTGA
- a CDS encoding carboxylate--amine ligase: MPPFDIRVPAVLLRIDRNPFHHGTLGAVRSLGRAGIDVHLVADSTGSPVRGSRFVCRMHPPPAADATAADIALVLRRVAARVARPAVLIPMDDASAVAVDRMRDQLAPRYLLPPAPRGLPERVADKAELAAVCASAGVPHPPTLVVDGPAQAAAAARRLGLPVVAKWSRPWLLPAGSGLRSTAVLGSAQEAQALCRRAEEAGSRLLLQAFLPPGPDRDWFFHGYVDRSGTVCGGGPGRKQRAWPRAAGLTAVGHWTPNPAVQSLAERLTSALGYRGIFDLDFRRDGSTGAYHLLDFNPRPGAQFRLFADGAGLDVVRALHLDLTHRPRPAPVPLPGRTFVVENYAPLTAAFRGGAERAWHARDDLAPGAALWALWSRHAGRRLLERVRRAASAPAYDTRVVRQTTRHDTNPLSDDEKANSR, from the coding sequence ATGCCGCCCTTCGACATCCGCGTTCCCGCCGTACTTCTGCGGATCGACCGGAATCCCTTTCACCACGGCACGCTCGGAGCCGTACGTTCGCTCGGCCGGGCCGGAATCGACGTGCACCTGGTCGCCGACTCCACCGGAAGTCCGGTGCGCGGATCCCGATTCGTGTGCCGGATGCATCCGCCGCCCGCCGCCGACGCCACGGCCGCCGACATCGCCCTGGTGTTGCGCCGAGTGGCCGCGCGGGTGGCCCGTCCCGCCGTACTGATCCCAATGGATGACGCGAGCGCCGTCGCGGTGGACCGGATGCGGGACCAACTCGCGCCCCGCTATCTGCTGCCCCCGGCTCCCCGAGGCCTCCCGGAGCGGGTCGCGGACAAGGCCGAACTGGCCGCCGTGTGCGCGTCCGCGGGCGTCCCGCACCCTCCGACGCTGGTGGTGGACGGTCCCGCGCAGGCGGCCGCGGCTGCCCGGCGGCTCGGGCTGCCGGTGGTGGCGAAGTGGAGCCGCCCCTGGCTGCTGCCCGCCGGTTCGGGCCTGCGCAGCACGGCGGTGCTGGGCTCCGCGCAGGAGGCACAGGCCCTGTGCCGGCGGGCCGAGGAGGCGGGCAGCAGGCTGCTGCTCCAGGCGTTCCTGCCGCCGGGGCCGGACCGGGACTGGTTCTTCCACGGGTACGTGGACCGGTCCGGGACGGTGTGCGGCGGCGGACCGGGCCGCAAGCAGCGTGCCTGGCCACGCGCCGCGGGCCTGACCGCGGTCGGCCACTGGACGCCGAACCCGGCCGTGCAGTCCCTGGCCGAACGGCTGACCTCGGCGCTCGGCTACCGCGGCATCTTCGACCTGGACTTCCGCCGCGACGGCTCGACCGGCGCGTACCACCTGCTCGACTTCAATCCGCGGCCCGGCGCGCAGTTCCGGCTGTTCGCCGACGGCGCGGGGCTCGACGTGGTGCGGGCCCTGCACCTGGACCTGACCCACCGTCCGCGGCCGGCACCCGTCCCGCTCCCGGGCCGGACCTTCGTGGTGGAGAACTACGCGCCGCTCACGGCCGCCTTTCGGGGCGGGGCCGAGCGGGCCTGGCACGCCCGGGACGACCTCGCGCCCGGCGCCGCCCTGTGGGCACTGTGGTCTCGCCACGCCGGCCGGCGCCTGCTGGAGCGCGTCCGACGGGCGGCCTCCGCACCGGCGTACGACACGCGTGTCGTACGGCAGACGACACGCCATGACACGAACCCCCTGTCCGACGACGAGAAAGCGAACAGCCGCTGA
- a CDS encoding glycoside hydrolase family 26 protein, which translates to MAPLQRTRTRRLACVAASLTAGLIASAALAPGTGYAAGARAQDPPVPPPTGVVAPMTPVGPQLQSPVRNPAQDRPRLPGQSAVPAAPGQTTPQPAPPKEPERPAFGAYLDYGPRGVARMAELSRWLGGAELRVAHTYLPGDRWSNIEGLPGFLDVWADWRRQETDRLFVLNVPMLERNEEGVSDREVRSLLRRGAAGEFDHHFRKLAERLVELQVPDTVIVLGWEMNGITYTHRCGPDPEAWKKYWNRIVTAMRAVPGQKFRFDFTPNRGRDAIPWTQCYPGDDTVDIIGMDSYDQPRGQSFDEAVSEPYGLQAHIDFAKSHGKPISYPEWGLFRNGDNATYMKRMLAWLDEHKPLYNTLTDYCPHGVWQCEDNPRASEIYRSVLFGRTDPTPVPKPTDPTPKPTEPAPKPTEPAPVPKPTPVQPPNCSPIELGDWVEYWLGGKLCLRFDWWSRNR; encoded by the coding sequence ATGGCCCCACTGCAACGGACCCGAACCAGACGGCTGGCATGCGTCGCCGCCTCACTCACCGCCGGACTCATCGCCTCGGCCGCCCTCGCGCCCGGGACGGGGTACGCCGCGGGCGCGAGGGCACAGGACCCGCCGGTCCCGCCGCCGACCGGTGTCGTGGCACCGATGACGCCGGTGGGGCCCCAGCTCCAGAGCCCGGTCCGGAACCCGGCTCAGGACCGGCCCCGGCTGCCGGGGCAGTCGGCCGTGCCCGCCGCTCCCGGACAGACGACCCCGCAGCCCGCGCCGCCGAAGGAGCCCGAGAGGCCGGCCTTCGGCGCCTACCTGGACTACGGGCCACGCGGGGTGGCCCGGATGGCCGAGCTCAGCCGCTGGCTGGGCGGGGCCGAGCTGCGCGTCGCGCACACGTATCTGCCGGGCGACCGCTGGAGCAACATCGAGGGCCTGCCCGGGTTCCTCGACGTCTGGGCGGACTGGCGGCGGCAGGAGACCGACCGGCTCTTCGTCCTCAACGTCCCCATGCTGGAGCGCAACGAGGAGGGCGTCTCCGACCGGGAGGTCCGCAGCCTGCTGCGGCGCGGCGCGGCCGGAGAGTTCGACCACCACTTCCGCAAGCTCGCCGAGCGGCTCGTCGAACTCCAGGTGCCCGACACCGTCATCGTGCTCGGCTGGGAAATGAACGGCATCACGTACACCCATCGCTGCGGGCCGGACCCGGAGGCCTGGAAGAAATACTGGAACAGGATCGTCACCGCCATGCGGGCGGTGCCGGGACAGAAATTCCGGTTCGACTTCACACCGAACCGCGGCCGGGACGCCATTCCCTGGACCCAGTGCTATCCGGGTGACGACACGGTCGACATCATCGGCATGGATTCGTACGACCAGCCGCGTGGACAGTCATTCGACGAAGCGGTGTCCGAACCCTACGGACTCCAGGCGCACATCGACTTCGCGAAGTCGCACGGAAAGCCGATTTCCTATCCGGAATGGGGGCTGTTCCGCAACGGCGACAACGCGACGTACATGAAGCGCATGCTCGCATGGCTGGACGAGCACAAGCCGCTCTACAACACACTCACCGACTACTGCCCGCACGGTGTGTGGCAGTGCGAGGACAACCCGAGGGCCTCCGAGATCTACCGGTCCGTGCTCTTCGGCCGCACCGATCCGACCCCCGTGCCGAAGCCGACCGACCCGACGCCCAAGCCCACCGAGCCGGCACCCAAGCCGACGGAACCGGCCCCGGTGCCGAAGCCGACACCCGTACAGCCGCCGAACTGCTCGCCGATCGAGCTCGGTGACTGGGTCGAGTACTGGCTCGGCGGGAAGCTCTGCCTGCGCTTCGACTGGTGGTCGCGCAACCGCTGA
- a CDS encoding GNAT family N-acetyltransferase has translation MSAAAWRTELCTDEEEFGRLAEEWGLLYRRCGAATPFQSHAWLHSWWLSYGTPGRLRLVLVRDGGDLVAAAPLMLVRQPWPALVPLGGSISDFGDVLIEDGERGDRAAAALADGLAAAARTALIDFREVRPGGAVERVYASWRGPRRQVRDSLCLELPAVPMDDLIGRLTTAKAQQRARAKLRKLTSLGVERRAVRPDEVAGALRRLLELHRLQWQGRKVTSEHLQERFAEHLVRSVGPMVRAGDAVVTEFRVDDTVLAVDLTLLSRQLAGGYLYGAHPQLRERKADVATMLLHACAQHTESGGRRVLSLLRGNEPYKHHWRPQPVVNQRFLLARRRTAPLMSAAVCDVAARSRGKKLLDRFHSWRERGGGRP, from the coding sequence GTGAGCGCCGCCGCCTGGCGGACGGAACTGTGCACGGACGAGGAGGAGTTCGGCCGGCTCGCCGAGGAGTGGGGGCTGCTGTACCGGCGGTGCGGCGCGGCGACCCCGTTCCAGAGCCATGCCTGGCTGCACTCGTGGTGGCTCTCGTACGGCACGCCCGGCCGGCTCCGCCTGGTGCTCGTCCGCGACGGCGGCGACCTGGTGGCCGCCGCCCCGCTGATGCTCGTACGGCAGCCGTGGCCGGCCCTCGTGCCGCTGGGCGGGTCGATCTCCGACTTCGGGGACGTGCTGATCGAGGACGGCGAACGCGGTGACCGCGCGGCGGCCGCCCTCGCCGACGGGCTGGCCGCGGCCGCCCGCACCGCGCTGATCGACTTCCGTGAGGTGCGGCCCGGCGGCGCGGTGGAGCGGGTGTACGCGAGCTGGCGCGGGCCCCGGCGGCAGGTGCGGGACTCGCTGTGCCTGGAGCTGCCCGCCGTGCCCATGGACGACCTGATCGGACGGCTCACGACGGCCAAGGCGCAGCAGCGGGCCCGCGCCAAGCTGCGCAAGCTGACCTCGCTGGGCGTCGAACGCCGTGCCGTACGTCCCGACGAGGTGGCCGGGGCGCTGCGCCGGCTTCTTGAGCTGCACCGCCTCCAGTGGCAGGGCCGCAAGGTGACCTCGGAGCATCTGCAGGAGCGGTTCGCCGAGCACCTGGTCCGCTCGGTGGGGCCGATGGTCCGTGCCGGGGACGCGGTGGTGACCGAGTTCCGGGTGGACGACACCGTGCTGGCCGTCGATCTGACGCTCCTGTCACGGCAGTTGGCGGGCGGCTATCTGTACGGCGCGCATCCTCAGCTGCGGGAGCGCAAGGCGGACGTGGCGACGATGCTGCTGCACGCCTGCGCCCAGCACACCGAGTCGGGCGGGCGCCGGGTCCTGAGCCTGCTGCGCGGCAACGAGCCCTACAAGCACCACTGGCGCCCCCAGCCCGTCGTCAACCAGCGTTTCCTGCTGGCCCGGCGGCGGACGGCACCGCTGATGTCCGCGGCCGTCTGTGACGTGGCCGCCCGCAGCCGGGGCAAGAAGCTGCTCGACCGGTTCCACAGCTGGAGGGAACGCGGTGGCGGCAGGCCGTGA
- a CDS encoding lipopolysaccharide biosynthesis protein, giving the protein MTDNPNRSTGRPRTALARARTLPPWSLLAAGALLGGTLGGAYGVLKTPQYSATSYVIAVPTKQSDPAAALGFAQAYGRVATQLAVLGDAQVWAGVPVSTLRESVQTATSPDAPMVAVTATSARPDLAADIANAVSRSLTRHANDTEDSTHVELLQFSRAMRPTEASSASATVTGLVGASAGGLLGGLALLVRPRRAPDASPTASVPGPATAADVHGQL; this is encoded by the coding sequence ATGACCGACAACCCCAACCGTTCGACCGGGCGGCCGAGAACGGCGCTCGCCCGTGCCAGGACGCTGCCCCCGTGGTCCCTGCTCGCCGCTGGGGCCCTCCTCGGCGGCACGCTCGGCGGCGCGTACGGCGTCCTGAAGACACCGCAGTACAGCGCCACGAGTTACGTCATCGCCGTACCCACGAAGCAGTCCGACCCGGCGGCGGCGCTCGGCTTCGCGCAGGCCTACGGGCGTGTCGCGACGCAGCTCGCGGTGCTCGGGGACGCGCAGGTGTGGGCGGGCGTTCCGGTGTCGACCCTGCGCGAGAGCGTGCAGACCGCGACCTCGCCGGACGCCCCGATGGTCGCCGTGACCGCCACGTCCGCCCGCCCCGACCTCGCCGCGGACATCGCCAACGCCGTGTCGCGCTCGCTGACCCGGCACGCGAACGACACCGAGGACAGCACCCATGTGGAGCTGCTGCAGTTCTCCCGGGCGATGAGGCCCACCGAGGCGTCCTCGGCGTCGGCGACGGTGACCGGCCTGGTCGGCGCGAGCGCCGGCGGACTGCTCGGCGGGCTCGCGCTGCTGGTCCGGCCGCGCCGGGCCCCGGACGCCTCGCCCACGGCCTCGGTGCCGGGCCCCGCCACCGCCGCCGACGTCCACGGTCAGCTGTGA